One part of the Nostoc sp. PCC 7120 = FACHB-418 genome encodes these proteins:
- a CDS encoding LuxR C-terminal-related transcriptional regulator: protein MPISLHDVFHAIANIRNEQELQPTLMDKIGEYFGVQHWGIYLIDSESKADTETQSIPAVCLESNPVGRYVVERHAPAHEQLILTPEDWKDFCPRHDHGHVMTGPIICDGRLIGTLNFARDKGKPAFTANDLADLSALCIHLSAKLATLKTNPNIFKSSSPSPLTPRELQIAELVAQGLTNAEIAEKLWITQNSVKQALKRMFRKLGVSARAEMVARLQDQLIHR, encoded by the coding sequence ATGCCTATTTCTCTACATGATGTATTTCATGCGATCGCCAACATCCGTAATGAGCAAGAATTACAACCAACGCTCATGGATAAAATTGGCGAATATTTTGGTGTGCAACATTGGGGCATCTATTTAATAGATAGTGAATCAAAAGCTGATACCGAAACTCAAAGCATCCCCGCCGTCTGCCTAGAAAGTAACCCCGTAGGTCGCTATGTAGTCGAGCGCCACGCCCCCGCCCATGAACAATTGATCCTCACCCCAGAAGACTGGAAAGACTTCTGTCCACGCCACGACCACGGACACGTCATGACCGGGCCAATAATTTGCGATGGCCGTCTCATCGGCACACTCAACTTCGCCCGCGACAAAGGAAAACCAGCTTTTACCGCCAACGACTTAGCCGACCTCAGCGCCCTGTGCATTCATTTATCAGCCAAACTCGCCACCCTAAAAACCAACCCAAATATATTTAAATCCTCTTCACCCAGCCCTTTAACACCCCGCGAATTACAAATTGCCGAACTAGTAGCACAAGGACTAACCAACGCAGAAATCGCCGAAAAGCTTTGGATTACCCAAAACTCCGTAAAACAAGCCCTCAAACGAATGTTCCGCAAACTTGGAGTTTCAGCCCGTGCCGAAATGGTAGCCAGACTGCAAGACCAGCTAATTCATCGATAA
- a CDS encoding DUF3386 domain-containing protein: MTVTQLSAQELFRAAYDNRYTWDKDFPGYSADITFKDDDKVITGQVIVNAELKAEVLGVDDESAKKAIHGQAWEIAIHRVRRTFEETHGANTFRYGATDENGAVEILMGGKAEGDRYKVQNNVVTLVHRHIHGVVVTINTFGVHDTGAGYLSHTYDSVYHEPKTGEQRGGVSNFVDEYEKVGNYFILNRREIRTATAGKIAVQEFAFSNIQLLTPGA; the protein is encoded by the coding sequence ATGACAGTTACACAACTCTCTGCTCAGGAACTTTTCCGGGCTGCTTATGACAACCGTTACACTTGGGATAAGGATTTTCCTGGGTATTCAGCAGATATTACTTTTAAGGATGACGATAAAGTTATTACTGGTCAAGTTATCGTTAATGCCGAACTCAAGGCGGAAGTTTTGGGTGTAGATGACGAGTCGGCTAAGAAGGCTATTCACGGTCAAGCTTGGGAAATTGCAATTCATCGTGTCCGCCGTACTTTTGAGGAAACCCACGGTGCAAATACTTTCCGTTATGGCGCGACTGACGAGAATGGTGCTGTGGAAATTTTGATGGGCGGTAAGGCTGAAGGCGATCGCTATAAAGTTCAAAATAATGTTGTTACTCTCGTTCACCGTCATATTCATGGTGTGGTTGTGACGATTAATACCTTTGGTGTTCATGACACTGGTGCAGGTTATTTATCTCACACTTATGACTCTGTTTATCATGAACCCAAAACTGGGGAACAAAGAGGCGGAGTCAGCAATTTTGTAGATGAATATGAAAAGGTGGGGAATTATTTCATTCTTAACCGTCGTGAGATTCGCACGGCAACAGCAGGTAAAATTGCTGTTCAAGAGTTTGCTTTCTCTAACATTCAGTTGTTGACACCTGGTGCTTAA
- a CDS encoding tetratricopeptide repeat protein, which produces MNSELFQKLAKAQTDEERSWIVTESLLATLSPELAAAAWAAVVPHWFNAEILAALRPELQAQSSQLYTKLQALSFVEEFADRGHDVHDLTRNLMLKHLWQEHQDEFITLSQRAAEYFGRNNQQPETQIEWLYHLIVVDREWKGSEFWNLAQNWDNSFRVAELESLIAALLEQIAAERVETLAKAEVYYWAGKAKFRVYKAKEALERYEEALAFYRNIGVSEAPPVEARLGEANTLQAIGDVLQFLDRRTEALERYEEALAFYRDIGDRLGEANTLRAIGDVLQFLDRRTEALERYEEALAFYRDIGARLGEANTLQAIGDVLQFLKRSTEALERYEEALAFYRDIGDRLGEANTLRAIGDVLQFLDRRTEALERYEEALAFYRDIGARLGEANTLKAIGDVLQFLKRSTEALERYEEALAFYRDIGARLGEANTLRAIGDVLQFLDRRTEALERYEEALAFYRDIGDRLGEANTLRAIGDVLQFLKRSTEALERYEEALAFYRDIGDRLGEANTLRAIGDVLQFLKRSTEALERYEEALAFYRDIGDRLGEANTLQAIGILQDDLTVGLEYCQAALELYRQIGTKYSQSRNLIYFTSTILLKLERQTEAIDALNRAIELAKEIPYQYFVEDALAKLKKIQSSDSNI; this is translated from the coding sequence ATGAATAGTGAGTTGTTCCAGAAGCTAGCAAAAGCACAAACTGACGAAGAACGCTCTTGGATTGTCACAGAGAGTTTATTGGCAACTCTATCACCTGAATTAGCTGCGGCTGCATGGGCGGCGGTTGTGCCACATTGGTTTAACGCAGAAATTTTGGCAGCGCTGCGCCCAGAATTGCAAGCACAATCATCTCAACTTTATACAAAATTGCAAGCCTTATCTTTTGTAGAGGAGTTTGCTGATAGAGGACATGATGTTCACGATTTAACACGGAATCTGATGTTAAAACATCTGTGGCAAGAACATCAAGATGAATTTATTACCTTGTCGCAACGGGCAGCAGAGTATTTTGGTAGGAACAATCAACAGCCAGAAACTCAAATTGAATGGCTGTATCACTTGATTGTAGTTGATCGGGAGTGGAAAGGCAGTGAGTTTTGGAATTTAGCACAAAACTGGGACAATAGCTTTCGTGTTGCTGAACTAGAATCGCTGATTGCGGCATTATTAGAACAAATTGCCGCAGAACGCGTAGAAACTCTAGCCAAAGCAGAGGTTTATTATTGGGCAGGTAAAGCAAAATTTCGAGTTTATAAAGCAAAAGAAGCGTTAGAAAGGTACGAGGAGGCATTGGCATTCTACCGCAACATCGGCGTTAGCGAAGCTCCTCCTGTGGAGGCTCGCTTGGGGGAAGCTAATACTTTACAAGCCATTGGCGATGTCTTGCAGTTCCTTGACCGACGCACCGAAGCGTTAGAAAGGTACGAGGAGGCATTGGCATTCTACCGCGACATCGGCGATCGCTTGGGGGAAGCTAATACTTTAAGAGCCATTGGCGATGTCTTGCAGTTCCTTGACCGACGCACCGAAGCGTTAGAAAGGTACGAGGAGGCATTGGCATTCTACCGCGATATCGGCGCTCGCTTGGGGGAAGCTAATACTTTACAAGCCATTGGCGATGTCTTGCAGTTCCTCAAACGTAGCACCGAAGCGTTAGAAAGGTACGAGGAGGCATTGGCATTCTACCGCGACATCGGCGATCGCTTGGGGGAAGCTAATACTTTAAGAGCCATTGGCGATGTCTTGCAGTTCCTTGACCGACGCACCGAAGCGTTAGAAAGGTACGAGGAGGCATTGGCATTCTACCGCGACATCGGCGCTCGCTTGGGGGAAGCTAATACATTAAAAGCCATTGGCGATGTCTTGCAGTTCCTCAAACGTAGCACCGAAGCGTTAGAAAGGTACGAGGAGGCATTGGCATTCTACCGCGACATCGGCGCTCGCTTGGGGGAAGCTAATACATTAAGAGCCATTGGCGATGTCTTGCAGTTCCTTGACCGACGCACCGAAGCGTTAGAAAGGTACGAGGAGGCATTGGCATTCTACCGCGACATCGGCGATCGCTTGGGGGAAGCTAATACATTAAGAGCCATTGGCGATGTCTTGCAGTTCCTCAAACGTAGCACTGAAGCGTTAGAAAGGTACGAGGAGGCATTGGCATTCTACCGCGACATCGGCGATCGCTTGGGGGAAGCTAATACATTAAGAGCCATTGGCGATGTCTTGCAGTTCCTCAAACGTAGCACTGAAGCGTTAGAAAGGTACGAGGAGGCATTGGCATTCTACCGCGACATCGGCGATCGCTTGGGGGAAGCTAATACTTTACAAGCCATTGGCATCTTGCAAGATGATTTAACCGTGGGTTTAGAATATTGTCAGGCGGCTTTAGAACTCTATAGACAAATTGGTACTAAATATAGCCAGAGTCGCAATTTAATTTACTTCACATCGACAATTCTCTTAAAACTGGAACGACAAACAGAAGCGATAGATGCACTCAATCGTGCTATTGAACTTGCTAAAGAGATTCCCTATCAATATTTTGTAGAAGATGCCTTAGCCAAACTCAAAAAAATTCAAAGTAGTGATAGTAACATCTAA
- a CDS encoding ATP-binding protein: MIIANRTQELLFFHQMVEGSIPNRVLLIKAESGLGKTSLLARFKHTLSTQKTLCVDMDLKSAQLGISYFFSRVRQRLGEQRFPCLNAAVGSYLSSGIEVSDTKITGNNNQFSVVLSNVDENTRNFRLTELREAFFRDLRKIPQKLVFLFDTYEKAPSELANWLGGEFLADVVDTPKLIVVIAGQQIPQPTIEWMDLHECCCLEAILDREAWYKYSQDKKLPFNQDEVKMAMRIFKGHPQNIDKTLQALKSEQL; encoded by the coding sequence ATGATTATTGCTAATCGCACACAGGAACTTTTATTTTTCCATCAGATGGTGGAGGGAAGCATTCCTAACCGAGTTTTATTGATTAAAGCTGAATCTGGTTTAGGTAAAACTTCTTTACTGGCAAGGTTTAAACATACGTTGTCTACACAAAAAACATTATGTGTAGACATGGATCTTAAATCAGCACAGTTAGGAATTTCTTACTTTTTTTCTCGTGTACGTCAGCGTTTAGGAGAACAGCGTTTTCCTTGCTTAAATGCTGCTGTTGGTAGCTATCTTAGTTCAGGGATAGAAGTTTCGGACACGAAGATAACTGGCAACAATAACCAGTTCAGTGTGGTGTTATCTAATGTAGATGAGAATACGCGGAATTTTCGTTTGACTGAATTACGCGAGGCATTTTTCCGTGATTTGCGGAAAATTCCTCAAAAGCTGGTGTTTTTGTTTGATACTTACGAAAAAGCTCCCTCGGAACTAGCAAACTGGTTAGGGGGTGAATTTTTAGCAGATGTTGTTGATACACCAAAGCTAATTGTAGTCATTGCTGGGCAGCAGATTCCTCAACCAACAATTGAGTGGATGGATTTACATGAGTGTTGTTGTTTGGAAGCCATTTTAGATCGAGAGGCGTGGTACAAATACAGCCAAGACAAGAAATTGCCTTTTAATCAAGATGAAGTGAAGATGGCAATGAGAATATTTAAAGGGCATCCCCAGAACATAGATAAAACCTTACAAGCCCTCAAGAGCGAACAGCTATGA
- a CDS encoding peptidoglycan-binding domain-containing protein, translating to MNEIVLLMTGVLAKNQPSTPIVPKKPAIQLDRGVKNSIQGESYQLISSAKITPPEFTQLNENDSIIKANYQPENYKSFIRKTQKVIEKDSYSVDEFNNFQAVRVKFSQEPRLISQRFRSQILIARRSTTRRNLPTLRFGNSGLAVRALQRLLVAKGYAIRVDGNFGALTETAVKAFQIQRNLSVDGVVGFNTWYSLTR from the coding sequence ATGAATGAAATTGTCTTGCTGATGACGGGCGTATTAGCAAAAAATCAACCTTCTACGCCTATTGTACCCAAAAAGCCTGCAATTCAGCTTGACAGAGGCGTGAAAAACTCAATACAGGGTGAATCGTATCAGTTAATATCATCTGCAAAAATCACGCCGCCTGAATTCACGCAGCTTAATGAAAATGACTCAATTATTAAAGCTAATTACCAACCAGAAAATTACAAATCTTTCATCAGAAAAACACAAAAAGTTATAGAAAAAGACTCATATAGTGTGGACGAATTTAATAATTTTCAAGCCGTCAGAGTCAAATTTTCTCAGGAACCACGCCTTATAAGCCAAAGGTTTCGGTCTCAAATACTGATTGCTAGAAGGTCTACTACTCGGCGCAATTTACCTACACTACGTTTTGGGAATTCTGGTCTTGCTGTCCGGGCTTTACAACGGCTATTAGTGGCTAAAGGTTATGCTATTCGAGTAGATGGAAATTTTGGTGCGCTGACTGAAACTGCTGTTAAAGCTTTCCAAATTCAGCGCAATTTGTCAGTAGATGGGGTAGTTGGCTTCAATACTTGGTATTCTTTGACAAGATAG
- a CDS encoding sucrose synthase, translating to MSELMQAILDSEEKHDLRGFISELRQQDKNYLLRNDILNVYAEYCSKCQKPETSYKFSNLSKLIYYTQEIIQEDSNFCFIIRPKIAAQEVYRLTADLDVEPMTVQELLDLRDRLVNKFHPYEGDILELDFGPFYDYTPTIRDPKNIGKGVQYLNRYLSSKLFQDSQQWLESLFNFLRLHNYNGIQLLINHQIQSQQQLSQQVKNALNFVSDRPNDEPYEQFRLQLQTMGFEPGWGNTASRVRDTLNILDELIDSPDPQTLEAFISRIPMIFRIVLVSAHGWFGQEGVLGRPDTGGQVVYVLDQAKNLEKQLQEDAILAGLEVLNVQPKVIILTRLIPNSDGTLCNQRLEKVYGTENAWILRVPLREFNPKMTQNWISRFEFWPYLETFAIDSERELLAEFQGRPDLIVGNYTDGNLVAFLLTRRMKVTQCNIAHALEKSKYLFSNLYWQDLEEKYHFSLQFTADLIAMNAANFVISSTYQEIVGTPDSIGQYESYKCFTMPELYHVVNGIELFSPKFNVVPPGVNENSYFPYTQTQNRIESDRDRLEEMLFTLEDSSQIFGKLDDPNKRPIFSMARLDRIKNLTGLAECFGQSQELQERCNLILVAGKLRIEESEDNEEKDEIVKLYRIIDEYNLHGKIRWLGVRLSKNDSGEIYRVICDRQGIFVQPALFEAFGLTILESMISGLPTFATQFGGPLEIIQDKINGFYINPTHLEETATKILDFVTKCEQNPNYWNIISEKAIDRVYSTYTWKIHTTKLLTLARIYGFWNFTSKEKREDLLRYLESLFYLIYKPRAQQLLEQHKYR from the coding sequence ATGTCAGAATTGATGCAAGCGATTTTAGATAGTGAAGAAAAACATGATTTGCGTGGATTTATTAGTGAGTTGCGTCAGCAAGATAAAAATTACCTGCTACGCAACGATATACTGAATGTGTATGCTGAATACTGCTCTAAGTGCCAGAAACCGGAAACTTCTTATAAGTTTTCTAATCTAAGTAAACTTATTTACTACACTCAAGAAATAATTCAAGAAGATTCCAATTTTTGCTTCATTATTCGTCCTAAGATTGCTGCTCAAGAGGTATATCGACTCACCGCAGATTTAGATGTGGAGCCGATGACTGTGCAGGAATTGTTGGATCTGCGCGATCGCCTAGTTAATAAATTCCATCCTTATGAAGGCGATATATTAGAACTAGATTTCGGCCCCTTCTACGATTACACCCCAACCATCCGCGATCCCAAGAATATTGGCAAGGGTGTACAATATCTCAACCGTTATCTCTCCAGTAAACTTTTTCAAGACTCGCAACAATGGCTGGAAAGTCTGTTTAATTTCTTGCGCCTACATAATTACAATGGTATTCAACTACTAATAAACCATCAAATTCAATCACAGCAACAATTATCACAGCAAGTTAAAAACGCGCTTAACTTTGTGAGCGATCGCCCCAATGATGAACCCTACGAACAATTCCGGCTGCAACTACAAACTATGGGTTTTGAGCCGGGGTGGGGTAATACAGCTTCTCGTGTGCGGGATACCTTAAACATTTTGGATGAATTGATTGACTCTCCCGACCCCCAAACCCTGGAAGCTTTTATCTCTCGCATCCCGATGATTTTCAGAATCGTCTTAGTTTCAGCCCACGGTTGGTTCGGACAAGAGGGGGTTTTAGGTCGTCCAGATACTGGTGGTCAAGTAGTGTACGTCCTTGACCAAGCTAAGAATTTAGAAAAGCAACTGCAAGAAGATGCCATACTTGCAGGTTTAGAGGTATTGAACGTCCAGCCCAAGGTAATTATCCTCACCCGTCTGATTCCTAATAGTGACGGAACGCTTTGTAACCAAAGGTTAGAAAAAGTCTACGGTACAGAGAACGCCTGGATTTTGCGTGTACCTCTGCGGGAGTTTAACCCCAAGATGACGCAGAACTGGATTTCTCGATTCGAGTTTTGGCCTTATCTAGAAACCTTTGCCATTGACTCAGAAAGAGAATTGTTGGCAGAATTCCAAGGTAGACCAGACTTAATCGTGGGTAATTATACTGACGGGAACTTAGTTGCTTTTCTGTTGACGCGACGGATGAAAGTTACCCAATGCAACATCGCTCATGCTTTAGAAAAATCCAAATACTTGTTTAGTAACCTCTACTGGCAAGATTTGGAAGAAAAATATCATTTCTCTTTACAATTCACGGCTGATTTAATAGCTATGAATGCTGCTAACTTCGTCATCAGCAGCACCTATCAAGAAATTGTTGGCACACCAGACAGTATAGGGCAGTATGAGTCTTACAAATGCTTTACCATGCCGGAACTGTATCATGTGGTCAACGGCATTGAATTATTTAGCCCCAAATTTAACGTTGTACCGCCTGGTGTGAATGAAAATTCCTACTTTCCCTACACACAAACTCAAAACAGAATAGAAAGCGATCGCGATCGCCTAGAGGAAATGCTGTTTACCCTAGAAGATTCTAGCCAAATCTTCGGCAAACTCGACGACCCAAATAAGCGTCCTATTTTCTCAATGGCGCGACTTGACCGAATTAAAAACCTCACAGGTTTGGCAGAATGCTTTGGTCAAAGTCAAGAATTGCAAGAACGTTGCAACTTAATTTTAGTTGCAGGTAAGCTGCGTATCGAAGAATCAGAAGATAACGAAGAAAAAGACGAAATCGTCAAACTTTACCGGATTATTGACGAATACAACCTGCATGGCAAAATTCGCTGGTTAGGTGTGCGCTTATCCAAAAATGACTCCGGTGAAATTTATCGCGTCATTTGCGATCGCCAAGGCATTTTTGTACAGCCAGCATTATTTGAAGCCTTTGGGTTGACAATCCTGGAGTCAATGATTTCCGGATTGCCAACATTTGCTACCCAATTTGGGGGGCCATTGGAGATTATTCAGGATAAGATTAATGGCTTCTACATTAACCCTACTCATCTAGAAGAAACAGCCACAAAAATTCTTGATTTCGTCACCAAATGCGAACAAAATCCTAACTATTGGAACATAATTTCCGAGAAAGCCATTGACAGAGTATATAGTACATACACCTGGAAAATACACACAACTAAGCTGTTAACCTTAGCTCGGATTTACGGCTTCTGGAATTTTACCTCGAAAGAAAAACGCGAAGATTTATTACGCTACCTTGAGTCCCTGTTCTACTTAATTTACAAGCCCAGAGCGCAACAACTATTAGAACAGCATAAATATCGGTAA
- a CDS encoding LysR family transcriptional regulator yields the protein MNSYLDLIHRDSLLNSLSLEHLRIFEATARHKSFTRAAEELFTTQPSVSRHIKQLTETIGLPLFKYVDNCIQLTPTGEELLIIYKEIFQYLENFDTKLVDLKDINQGYLKVSAVTTSKYVITNLLQPFCKLYPDIRIALEFTNHEAILTRIQDNADDFYILGYPPKKEDIEIKPFLDNPLVVVAPSNHPFVNQSSISLERLAKEQLIMRERGSETRMAVEMLFAERGIRMPVKLEVSSNNATKQAVLEGLGLAVLSIHTLYPELQRNQLSILNVKGFPILQQWQIAYPKKKWLSPIVSTFLEYLLTEGVGAKG from the coding sequence ATGAACAGTTATCTAGATTTAATCCACAGAGATAGCCTTTTAAATTCTTTAAGCTTAGAGCATTTGAGAATTTTTGAGGCGACCGCGCGGCATAAAAGTTTTACTCGTGCAGCTGAAGAATTATTCACTACCCAGCCTTCTGTATCACGTCATATTAAACAATTAACGGAAACAATTGGTCTGCCGCTATTTAAGTATGTAGATAACTGCATTCAACTGACACCAACGGGTGAAGAATTACTAATTATTTATAAGGAAATATTTCAGTATTTAGAAAATTTTGACACAAAATTAGTTGATTTAAAAGATATCAATCAAGGTTATTTAAAAGTCTCGGCTGTAACTACAAGCAAGTATGTTATCACTAATTTATTGCAACCATTTTGCAAGCTTTATCCCGATATTAGAATTGCCCTTGAGTTTACCAATCATGAAGCAATTTTGACAAGAATACAAGACAACGCAGATGACTTTTATATTCTGGGATATCCACCAAAGAAAGAAGATATTGAAATCAAGCCATTTCTGGATAATCCTTTAGTGGTAGTTGCTCCATCAAACCATCCTTTTGTCAATCAATCATCTATTTCTTTGGAACGTTTAGCTAAAGAACAATTAATTATGCGAGAACGAGGCTCGGAAACTCGTATGGCTGTAGAAATGTTGTTTGCTGAACGGGGAATCAGAATGCCAGTTAAATTAGAGGTAAGTAGTAATAATGCAACTAAACAAGCAGTACTTGAAGGTTTAGGTCTAGCAGTTTTATCAATACATACTTTATATCCTGAATTACAACGAAATCAGCTATCAATCTTAAATGTAAAGGGATTTCCTATTCTTCAACAATGGCAAATAGCTTACCCAAAGAAAAAATGGTTGTCTCCTATTGTGAGTACTTTTTTAGAATACTTACTAACAGAGGGTGTGGGGGCTAAAGGTTAG
- a CDS encoding DUF305 domain-containing protein, which yields MQRLYVKNSFLAFSFVVMTSLSGGLLSACSTTSQPQNEATKANVTDANNKQHHDHSMDMDLGPADANYDLRFIDAMIMHHQGAVDMAKEAQEKSKRTEIKQLGTDIIKDQNQEIAQMKQWRTTWYPKAGDQPMAYDAKMGHMMAMSPQQKQAMMMSMDLGTTDAEFDLRFINAMIPHHEGAVVMAQDALQKSQYSEIKKLAQAIIEAQKGEIQQMEQWRKAWYNK from the coding sequence ATGCAACGCCTGTATGTAAAAAATAGCTTTTTGGCGTTTAGCTTTGTAGTGATGACATCCCTAAGCGGTGGATTGTTGAGCGCTTGTTCTACAACGTCTCAACCCCAAAATGAAGCCACCAAAGCCAATGTAACTGATGCTAATAACAAGCAGCATCATGATCACAGCATGGACATGGATTTAGGCCCAGCAGATGCTAACTATGATTTACGATTCATTGATGCCATGATTATGCACCATCAAGGAGCAGTGGACATGGCGAAGGAAGCACAAGAGAAGTCCAAACGAACGGAAATCAAGCAACTAGGAACTGATATTATCAAAGACCAAAACCAAGAAATTGCTCAAATGAAGCAATGGCGAACAACTTGGTATCCCAAAGCTGGGGATCAGCCAATGGCTTATGATGCCAAAATGGGTCACATGATGGCGATGTCACCTCAGCAAAAGCAAGCCATGATGATGAGCATGGATTTAGGTACAACAGATGCCGAATTTGATTTACGTTTTATTAACGCTATGATTCCCCATCATGAAGGTGCGGTGGTGATGGCACAAGATGCTTTACAAAAATCCCAGTACTCAGAAATTAAGAAGTTAGCTCAAGCAATTATCGAAGCGCAAAAAGGGGAGATTCAGCAAATGGAACAATGGCGTAAAGCTTGGTATAACAAGTAG